A region of the Rattus norvegicus strain BN/NHsdMcwi chromosome Y, GRCr8, whole genome shotgun sequence genome:
actccacatcccaagaggacaatggccccccaggcaaacatgtcAGCCCATTCTTTGAAAAACGAGAAAGCATTGGTGATCCACGAGGTGAAATCCCCAATCGAGATGGGTTCCATTctggtgttgttaaggacagcaatctgcatcagcaattgtcttgataattgttccgcttccatggaccagtttcctttcaaataattagagatttctttgctctgttgagaatactgagaaaagttagctttcaatggagtaacacataagcctctaaaggaggaaacgcaggacagctgcgtcatatgatataatgcctcaatttgttcttgaagcagatctattcgttggttagctaatagaaagccagatgccaagtgggtattgaattcttcttgtatctccaatGTTACTgtggttctttctacaatcttattgatagtctcagccgtctgtatttgattagtcatagcaatcgcgGCTGTTGTAGCTGTAGCGGCTGATaatacaatggctgaaattatagctgccgtAATACCAAAATCCCTTTTAGTTCTTAATAAATGAAGTATGGGAAAATCATCTGGATTTGCTACTACAGGGAtaggcacaaaggagggaatctttacaatcactgcggtatcattggtgccatcccagcattcagctaaataacaaACTACGTCAGAGCTATTGCAATTTAAAGCATAATCACTTGCATTAgcgcttatcagaaaaaagaaaggtggtctaACACATACTGGAGCGCCAACAGCAGCATCATTAGCTATTAGGCTATTAATCTTAACACCTACTAAACTTGTATTGTTATTGGTTCTAATGGCTGAAATGTTATATAATGTAAATTCTTCACCTAATAATCGAGCAAAAGGAGttagagatgtgtatgctccctgctcattagataatacccattgataccaGGGCCAAAAATTACGTTTGCCAGTCTTATTTCTCTTCCTATCATATTGGGCATTgctaagaggaggggaaaattcaaatcccggtaggaattgtttAGGTCTATGGAacggactctgacatggggtaaatttaggtggaaaggctttatatggggggcaagtaggtaggactctacgaCAGGTAGAGTTAACCAGTTTGCGAATGCCTTGCCCCGG
Encoded here:
- the LOC134484302 gene encoding uncharacterized protein LOC134484302 produces the protein MGTGAIQAALSKITQGASSGNGDTSIDNSANSYITTLIMMHNGSFPSLPGQGIRKLVNSTCRRVLPTCPPYKAFPPKFTPCQSPFHRPKQFLPGFEFSPPLSNAQYDRKRNKTGKRNFWPWYQWVLSNEQGAYTSLTPFARLLGEEFTLYNISAIRTNNNTSLVGVKINSLIANDAAVGAPVCVRPPFFFLISANASDYALNCNSSDVVCYLAECWDGTNDTAVIVKIPSFVPIPVVANPDDFPILHLLRTKRDFGITAAIISAIVLSAATATTAAIAMTNQIQTAETINKIVERTTVTLEIQEEFNTHLASGFLLANQRIDLLQEQIEALYHMTQLSCVSSFRGLCVTPLKANFSQYSQQSKEISNYLKGNWSMEAEQLSRQLLMQIAVLNNTRMEPISIGDFTSWITNAFSFFKEWADMFAWGAIVLLGCGVCLWLFCRLKREHARHKAIVYQAMAAIESGASPSVWLASLKD